From a single Hydrotalea sp. genomic region:
- a CDS encoding YdiU family protein: protein MYNLVFDNIFSTLPSAFYTKLAAEGFAKQPKLISFNQKLADLIGLEAAAPRDPAFAEYFSGNRAIPGGDPLAMVYAGHQFGVWVPQLGDGRALLIGQIKNKNGQRFDVQLKGAGKTPYSRFADGRAVLRSTIREYLCSEIMASLNIPTTRALSIVTSGEQVRRERWEPGAILTRIATSHIRFGHVEYFCHNHDQPDKTKDPAKESQKESQKESLVKTLLDHVINYYLPQYKNSQQPYHDLLSWVVDKTAALMADWQTVGFCHGVMNTDNMSLLGDTIDYGPFGFLEEYNPAHICNHTDEGGRYSFQNQPRVAWWNLYALGVAMRPVMTEADAEAIIKPFATQFEGYFYQRMVKKLGLPDAKNNDKQFPHKKFIADWLNLLEQQKADYTLSHIMLGGDKTTLPQYDLFQSADGKKFLADYAMQCGDAHDAQRRAQMAAHNPMFVLRNWVAQVVIEEAEKENYQPLNDILRLCQSPFNQSATESIPPELKKYCAPAPLHYQGLSVSCSS from the coding sequence TTGTATAACCTCGTTTTTGATAATATCTTTTCGACCTTACCGTCGGCATTCTACACCAAGCTGGCGGCGGAGGGATTTGCCAAACAGCCAAAGCTCATTTCATTCAACCAAAAACTTGCCGACCTCATTGGGCTTGAGGCCGCCGCGCCGCGCGACCCCGCCTTCGCCGAATATTTTTCTGGCAACCGCGCCATCCCGGGTGGCGACCCCCTCGCCATGGTTTATGCCGGCCACCAATTTGGCGTGTGGGTGCCGCAATTGGGCGATGGTCGCGCCCTGTTAATCGGTCAAATCAAAAATAAAAACGGCCAGCGGTTTGATGTGCAGTTGAAGGGCGCCGGCAAAACCCCCTACTCACGTTTTGCCGATGGCCGCGCCGTCCTGCGCTCGACGATTCGCGAATATTTATGTTCCGAGATAATGGCCAGCCTTAACATTCCAACGACGCGCGCCCTGAGCATTGTCACCAGCGGTGAGCAGGTGCGACGCGAACGTTGGGAACCCGGTGCCATCCTAACCCGTATCGCCACCAGCCATATTCGTTTCGGCCATGTTGAGTATTTTTGCCACAACCATGACCAGCCCGATAAGACCAAAGACCCAGCAAAAGAATCCCAAAAAGAATCCCAAAAAGAATCATTGGTGAAAACATTGCTCGACCATGTTATTAATTATTACCTGCCGCAATATAAAAATTCGCAACAACCCTATCACGATTTGTTATCGTGGGTGGTTGATAAAACCGCCGCCCTGATGGCCGATTGGCAAACCGTGGGTTTTTGCCACGGCGTGATGAACACCGACAACATGTCGTTGCTGGGTGACACCATCGATTACGGCCCGTTCGGTTTTTTGGAAGAATATAACCCCGCCCATATTTGCAACCACACCGACGAGGGTGGCCGTTATAGTTTTCAAAACCAACCGCGCGTCGCCTGGTGGAACCTTTACGCCCTTGGTGTTGCGATGCGGCCAGTCATGACCGAAGCCGACGCCGAAGCCATCATCAAACCCTTCGCGACGCAATTTGAAGGTTATTTTTATCAACGCATGGTCAAAAAACTCGGCCTGCCAGATGCAAAAAATAATGACAAGCAATTTCCGCACAAAAAATTTATCGCCGATTGGTTAAATTTGTTGGAACAGCAAAAGGCCGATTACACCCTAAGCCATATCATGCTGGGGGGTGATAAAACCACCCTGCCGCAATATGACCTGTTCCAATCAGCCGATGGCAAAAAATTCCTCGCCGATTATGCCATGCAATGTGGCGATGCGCACGATGCCCAACGCCGCGCGCAGATGGCGGCACATAACCCAATGTTTGTTTTGCGTAATTGGGTGGCGCAAGTTGTTATAGAGGAAGCCGAAAAAGAAAATTACCAACCGCTCAACGATATTTTGCGGCTTTGCCAATCGCCATTCAACCAATCGGCCACCGAATCCATCCCCCCGGAATTAAAAAAATACTGCGCCCCCGCGCCGTTGCATTACCAGGGGTTGTCGGTTTCTTGTTCGTCGTGA
- a CDS encoding Nramp family divalent metal transporter: MINRIKNLNNRGWRLKSGEPPMVEVFRSVPLSWQVGGGRATKPNVFRKLAAFMGPGYLVAIGYMDPGNWATSLSGGAKFGYILLVVALMSNIMAIILQGLAIRLGVASGRDLARACRDAFPRSFNFFLWVLAEIAIIATDLAEVIGTAIALNLLFHIPLTIGVVITALDVLLILLLLNKGMRVVEALIVGFITIIAICFGLQLILANPDWGAVVKGFFPSPEIVTNPNMLYLALGIIGATVMPHNLYLHSAIVQTRAFKLTSSGKKQAIKYATIDSTIALSLALVINASIIILASAIFFHGGQTDLVGIEQAHRLLEPMLGSQLAPILFGVALLACGLSSTITATIAGQVVMEGFIGWRLTPWLRRLITRLLAIIPAVVVSMFFGTAGTNQLLILSQVILSAQLPFAIIPMVLFTSNRKKMGEFVSPWWLTACASLITLIVVVLNLKVIIDYITQ, translated from the coding sequence ATGATAAACCGCATAAAAAACCTTAATAACCGTGGCTGGCGTTTAAAATCGGGCGAACCGCCGATGGTCGAGGTTTTTCGCTCGGTCCCCCTGTCGTGGCAGGTTGGTGGCGGTCGCGCCACAAAACCGAACGTATTCAGAAAGCTCGCGGCCTTCATGGGACCGGGTTACTTGGTGGCGATTGGCTACATGGACCCGGGGAATTGGGCAACCTCCCTCAGCGGCGGTGCCAAATTTGGTTATATCCTGTTGGTGGTGGCCTTGATGTCAAATATTATGGCGATTATTTTGCAGGGCCTGGCGATTCGCTTGGGGGTGGCATCGGGGCGCGACCTGGCGCGGGCCTGCCGAGACGCCTTCCCGCGGTCTTTTAATTTTTTTCTTTGGGTGCTTGCCGAAATCGCCATCATCGCCACCGACCTGGCGGAGGTTATCGGCACCGCCATCGCCCTCAACCTGCTTTTTCATATTCCGCTGACGATTGGCGTCGTCATCACCGCGCTTGATGTGTTGTTGATTTTGTTGTTGCTGAATAAAGGTATGCGCGTGGTCGAGGCCTTGATTGTTGGCTTTATCACCATCATTGCGATTTGTTTTGGCCTACAACTTATTCTTGCCAACCCCGATTGGGGCGCGGTGGTGAAGGGTTTTTTCCCGAGCCCCGAGATTGTCACCAACCCCAACATGTTGTATTTGGCCTTGGGGATTATCGGCGCCACGGTGATGCCGCATAATTTATATTTGCATTCGGCGATTGTGCAAACCCGCGCCTTTAAATTGACCAGCAGCGGTAAAAAACAAGCTATTAAATACGCCACCATCGATTCAACCATTGCCCTAAGCCTAGCGTTGGTTATCAACGCCTCCATCATCATCTTGGCCAGCGCGATTTTCTTCCACGGCGGTCAAACCGATTTGGTGGGGATCGAGCAAGCCCACCGCCTCCTCGAACCGATGCTGGGGTCGCAACTTGCGCCGATTTTATTTGGCGTTGCGCTGTTGGCCTGCGGCCTTTCCTCCACCATTACCGCCACCATAGCCGGCCAAGTGGTGATGGAGGGATTCATCGGCTGGCGTTTAACCCCATGGTTGCGACGGTTGATAACGCGCCTGCTGGCGATTATACCGGCCGTCGTGGTGAGTATGTTTTTTGGCACCGCCGGCACCAATCAATTATTGATTTTGAGTCAAGTTATCCTGAGCGCGCAATTGCCCTTCGCCATTATCCCGATGGTGTTATTCACCAGCAACCGCAAAAAAATGGGTGAATTTGTCTCCCCCTGGTGGCTGACGGCCTGCGCCAGCCTTATCACCCTCATCGTGGTGGTGCTTAACCTTAAGGTTATTATCGATTACATAACACAATAA